The sequence below is a genomic window from Dyadobacter chenwenxiniae.
TGCCTGTTCGCCATGCGTATAAGGTTTCACCCACTTTCAGACGGTTATTGATTTTGAAATCCGCATTAGAGCGAAGGCCATAACGTTCAAACGAGTTGTCAATCATTGTTCCGCCTTCACGCTGATAGTTGGCCGATAGATAATAGTTCGTTTTAGCTGTCGCCCCTGAAAGGGAAAGTGAATAGCTCTGGTCGCTCCCATTCTGATAAACCTGATCTGCCCAGTCATTGTCTGCCAGGGTCGAAGGATCGCCCCAGCCACTTGTATTTACGCCGAAAGCAGATTTCGCTGCCACATAATCGGCCGTATTGAGCATTTTATATAGGTTTCGGGCTTGGCGGACACCATAATAAGCATTGAAATTGATATTCATTTTATCGGAACCCTGCGTGCCGCGTTTGGTTGTTACCAGCACGACGCCACCGGCAGCCTGCGCGCCATAAATTGCAGCCGCGCTCGCATCTTTCAGGATTTCAATCGATTCCACATCCTGCAAATTGAAATTATTGCCCGCCGACATGCGGATTCCGTCCACAATATATAATGGCGACATTCCGCCGATGGAGCCTACACCACGAATCACAATGTCGGACGAGGCGCCGGGAGAACCATCATTACGGGTTACCTGCACACCAGCCGCACGTCCCTGCAGCGCCTCATTTACACTGCGAACCGGCAGACTTTTGATGTCTTCGGCTTTTACGGATGAGACCGCACCGGTCAGATCGGATCGCTTTTGCGTGCCATAACCCACAACAACCACCTCTTCCAGCGCCTTATTGTCTACTTTCAACGTCACATCAATGTTGCTGCGGCGGCCCACAATCACTTCCTGAGAAGTAAATCCTACAAACGAAAAGATGAGCACGGCGTCTGCATCGGTGATATCAATGTTGTAAAGCCCTTTTGCATCCGTGGAACTGCCACGCTGCGTGCCCTTTTGAATCACATTCACACCCGCGAGCGGATCGCCTTTTTCGTCCATTACTTTTCCGCCAACGCTCATGTCAAAAATAGCATCGAGGTCGACTTTTCTGCGCATCAGCTCGGTCATGCGCTCTTTCAAGACCCTGTCGGAGGTGAAGTGGTAAGCCTCTTTCAAGCTGGCTTCCTCCCTGGCTTTACGGATCGGTTCTTTTTTCTTTTTAACGATAATCGTTTTATCTACAATGCTGTATGTCAGCGGCTGATCTTTGAAACAGGCATCCAACACCTCCTTCATCGGCGCATTTTCTGCGCTAACATTCACTTTCTGAGCTTGGGCCAGCATATCCAGGTCGCATATGAACAGGTAACCCGTTTGTTTACGGACGGTTTTGAGCACTTCCAGTAAAGTCGCATCTTTCTTTTTCAGCGATATCTGCTGGGCATAAGTGTCTTCTGCCAACACCTGCAATGTACCAATCAGAAATATCAACACGGTTAATTTCATGGTCAGGAGGACTTTGCCAAAGTCGGTTCGTTTGCCTATGGCATTGACTGGCCCATTCGAACGCACACCTATATACGCGCCCCATGGAACTGTTTTGCCTTTGTATACAAATTTCATAAGTTTGTATGCTTGGTTAAAGTGAATGTATCGTTGTCCAATGATCTCAGGATTAATCAAGTCTGGCCGGGTGCGGTCGCAACGCATCCGGTTTTTTTTGAAAATCCTGTAAACGCCGGTTAGGAAGAATTTACGGTTTTCATATGTTAAGATTAGCGTTTAGTTGAAGGTATTTTAATCTGTATTCTTCACGGTAATTTTACGGTCCTCGATCCGGAATTGGATCCCGCCCGTCAGTTCAAGCATTTTCAGCACTTCCGACACATTGTTTTTTCGTGAAATTGTGCCTGCAAAGGATTTTCGCTCCACGTCGCCTTCATATTTCACATCCAGGTCATACCAGCGCGAGATCTGTCGCATGATCTCACGAATATTTCCGTTGAACTCAAACCGTCCTTCTTTCCAGGCAACCACGCTTTCCGGGTCTACTTTGTTTATAGCGATATCCCTTACCGGCTCACCCGTCACCACCTGCGCCTGCTGGCCCGGGCGCAACACTTTCACAACATTATCCTTCTTTACCCGCACCGAACCTTCCAGCAAGGTTGTCTGCATTGTAGGCTCGTCACCATAGGAACTAATGTTAAAATGCGTTCCCAAAACAGTGATTTCCATGTCCTTGCCTTTGGTTTTGGTATCCGTAACCTTCACCTGAAAGGGCATTTTCTTGTTGGGTTCTATTTCAAAATAAACCTCGCCGCTCATTTCAACATTGCGGTGCGTGCCTGTAAAAGCCGTTGGATATTTCAGGCTCGATGCTGCATTGAGCCAGGCCCTTGATCCATCCGGCAGCACGATTTTGTATTGCCCGCCAAGGGGAGTTCTGAGAATGTTATAGGGAGTCACCGCTCCTTTTCCGGTCACTTTGTTATAAGTGATTTCACCCTTATCCTTATCGATCATTGTCCC
It includes:
- a CDS encoding FecR family protein, coding for MRDPRLDDLFYRYCEKKITDDERDELMSLLMLEENQAQINGLIDQFIRDDDTEHRLSDETADDILQSIFSATAQPGRNAYKPIQEEEIDNTRTRPLWIFKLVAAAVVLLLVYGGYHSFDKSPKKAPVAAMSSVYGGDVKAGGNKASLTLANGETFDLATITQNNLQSQPGTMIDKDKGEITYNKVTGKGAVTPYNILRTPLGGQYKIVLPDGSRAWLNAASSLKYPTAFTGTHRNVEMSGEVYFEIEPNKKMPFQVKVTDTKTKGKDMEITVLGTHFNISSYGDEPTMQTTLLEGSVRVKKDNVVKVLRPGQQAQVVTGEPVRDIAINKVDPESVVAWKEGRFEFNGNIREIMRQISRWYDLDVKYEGDVERKSFAGTISRKNNVSEVLKMLELTGGIQFRIEDRKITVKNTD